The following proteins come from a genomic window of Halorussus halophilus:
- a CDS encoding M24 family metallopeptidase, whose protein sequence is MEPDLSPLADALESVGVDGYLVSAASDDSDQLYLSGFDAPDSFETLYTPEGTYLLVSGLEYGRAKKESRADEVARLGDYDFAEKVSKYGREEAMNRVAAAFLDDYGVESIAAPERFPLGLADGLREQGVSVEVLDGEVVTQIRAVKTDEEIEHVREAQKANEASMRAAEQLLAEASVEDGQLYYDDEVLTSERVKEEIEVTLLRHGCALDETIVACGADGADPHNRGSGPLQADEPIVVDIFPRSKASKYHADMTRTFCKGEASDEVRARYEDTYEAFEAAMEVVEAGVTGADVHDAVCDVYEEKGYDTLRSNSAAETGFIHSTGHGIGLDVHELPRIAGDGQQLEAGHVITIEPGLYDPDFGGVRIEDLVVVTEDGYENLTDYPKHLCVE, encoded by the coding sequence ATGGAACCGGACCTCTCCCCACTCGCCGACGCACTCGAATCGGTAGGCGTAGACGGCTATCTCGTCTCCGCCGCCTCAGACGACTCCGACCAACTGTACCTCTCGGGCTTCGACGCTCCAGACTCGTTCGAGACGCTCTACACGCCCGAGGGAACCTACCTGCTCGTCTCCGGGTTGGAGTACGGCCGCGCGAAGAAGGAGAGTCGTGCCGACGAAGTCGCCAGACTCGGCGACTACGACTTCGCCGAGAAAGTCTCGAAGTACGGCCGCGAAGAGGCGATGAACCGGGTGGCCGCAGCGTTCCTCGACGACTACGGCGTCGAGTCCATCGCCGCGCCCGAACGCTTCCCGTTGGGTCTCGCCGACGGTCTGCGGGAGCAGGGCGTCTCCGTAGAGGTTCTCGACGGCGAAGTCGTGACCCAAATTCGCGCGGTGAAGACCGACGAGGAAATCGAACACGTTCGTGAGGCACAGAAAGCCAACGAAGCCTCGATGCGCGCCGCCGAACAACTCCTCGCCGAAGCGTCAGTGGAGGACGGCCAACTCTACTACGACGACGAGGTGCTGACCAGCGAGCGCGTCAAGGAGGAAATCGAAGTGACGCTCCTGCGCCACGGGTGCGCACTGGACGAGACCATCGTCGCCTGCGGGGCGGACGGCGCGGACCCGCACAACCGCGGGAGCGGACCACTCCAAGCAGACGAGCCAATCGTCGTGGACATCTTCCCGCGGAGCAAGGCCAGCAAGTACCACGCCGACATGACTCGAACGTTCTGCAAGGGCGAGGCCAGCGACGAAGTCAGAGCGCGCTACGAGGATACCTACGAGGCGTTCGAGGCGGCGATGGAGGTTGTCGAGGCTGGCGTCACTGGTGCGGACGTCCACGACGCGGTCTGTGACGTGTACGAAGAGAAGGGCTACGACACGCTTCGAAGCAACTCCGCGGCCGAAACCGGATTCATCCACAGCACGGGCCACGGCATCGGACTCGACGTGCACGAACTCCCGCGAATCGCGGGCGACGGCCAGCAACTCGAAGCGGGCCACGTCATCACCATCGAACCCGGCCTCTACGACCCCGACTTCGGCGGCGTCCGCATCGAAGACCTCGTGGTCGTGACCGAAGACGGCTACGAGAACTTGACCGACTACCCCAAGCACCTGTGCGTGGAGTAA
- a CDS encoding aldo/keto reductase — MPMLGLGTYQIDDYDECVDTVTNALEMGYRHIDTAQGYDNEEAVGDAIAESDVPREDLFVATKVSPENLAYDHVIETTEESLERLGLDYVDLLYVHWPTGEYDPMDTMDAFGELKEEDKIGEIGVSNFEPEQLEEAMESSDAPIFANQIEMHPLLQQSELQQVCAEEDIEIVAYSPLARTEVESVEELQDIAEKHDTTPEQVSLAWLRAKDVTAIPKATTGKHLWENWESLTVELDEEDVAKIDDVEQTDRQVDPDVAPWNE; from the coding sequence ATGCCGATGCTCGGTCTCGGAACCTACCAAATCGACGACTACGACGAGTGCGTCGATACCGTCACGAACGCGCTCGAAATGGGGTATCGACACATCGACACTGCACAGGGGTACGACAACGAAGAGGCAGTCGGTGACGCCATCGCCGAGAGCGACGTGCCACGGGAGGACCTGTTCGTGGCGACGAAAGTCAGCCCCGAGAACCTCGCCTACGACCACGTCATCGAGACGACCGAAGAGAGTCTGGAGCGACTCGGATTGGACTACGTCGATTTGCTGTACGTCCACTGGCCTACCGGTGAGTACGACCCCATGGACACGATGGACGCCTTCGGGGAACTCAAAGAGGAGGACAAGATTGGGGAAATCGGCGTGAGCAACTTCGAACCCGAGCAACTGGAGGAGGCGATGGAGTCGTCCGACGCACCCATCTTCGCCAACCAAATCGAGATGCACCCGTTGCTTCAGCAGTCGGAACTCCAGCAGGTCTGTGCCGAGGAAGACATCGAAATCGTCGCCTACTCACCGCTCGCTCGCACCGAAGTCGAGTCGGTCGAAGAACTCCAAGACATCGCCGAGAAACACGACACGACGCCCGAACAGGTCAGTCTCGCGTGGCTTCGCGCGAAGGACGTGACCGCGATTCCGAAGGCGACGACTGGCAAGCACCTCTGGGAGAACTGGGAGAGTTTGACCGTCGAACTGGACGAAGAAGACGTGGCGAAAATCGACGACGTCGAGCAGACTGACCGGCAGGTAGACCCGGACGTCGCGCCGTGGAACGAGTGA
- a CDS encoding prephenate dehydrogenase/arogenate dehydrogenase family protein, producing the protein MEILVVGAGAMGRWLGGVVDADVAFADADPAAAERATEALGERARTVSLDTDERFAAVCVAVPISAAEDAIADHAPKAEQAVFDVTGTMAGPLATMGEEVPDRERASFHPLFAPENAPGNVAVVVEQSGPVIDAVRQQMRAHGNELVETTAQEHDEAMETVQASTHAAVLAFALAAEDVPDGLTTPVYDELAKLSEQVTGGTPRVYAEIQDAFDGADRVAEAATELAEADSETFTDIYRVAGEGEQTETDE; encoded by the coding sequence ATGGAGATACTCGTCGTCGGCGCGGGCGCGATGGGTCGGTGGCTCGGCGGAGTAGTGGACGCCGACGTCGCGTTCGCTGATGCCGACCCCGCGGCCGCAGAGCGCGCGACCGAAGCCCTCGGCGAGCGTGCGCGCACCGTCTCACTCGACACCGACGAGCGATTCGCGGCGGTCTGCGTCGCCGTGCCGATTTCGGCCGCCGAGGACGCTATCGCCGACCACGCGCCGAAAGCTGAGCAGGCCGTCTTCGACGTGACCGGGACGATGGCTGGACCACTAGCGACGATGGGGGAGGAGGTCCCTGACCGCGAGCGGGCGAGTTTTCACCCGTTGTTCGCGCCGGAGAACGCGCCGGGGAACGTCGCAGTCGTGGTCGAGCAGTCCGGTCCCGTCATCGACGCCGTGCGCCAACAGATGCGAGCGCATGGCAACGAGTTGGTCGAGACGACGGCACAGGAACACGACGAGGCGATGGAGACCGTACAGGCCAGTACCCACGCCGCGGTCCTCGCGTTCGCGTTGGCGGCCGAAGACGTGCCCGACGGCCTGACGACGCCTGTCTACGACGAGTTAGCCAAACTTTCCGAACAGGTGACCGGCGGGACGCCGCGCGTCTACGCCGAAATTCAGGACGCCTTCGACGGTGCAGACCGGGTCGCGGAAGCGGCGACAGAACTGGCCGAGGCAGATTCGGAGACGTTCACAGATATCTATCGAGTGGCAGGAGAGGGCGAGCAGACGGAGACAGACGAATGA
- a CDS encoding small ribosomal subunit Rsm22 family protein, with amino-acid sequence MNDEQRERIRENAKYLRNVRPIDPEEVSDYVDGQPHPAVVRQVLREEAVSLGLVERDDRTFEPVEEGQIQSVFHGVEALPDEHAHRLEDLLVEQFGLDWAEGESGDRLRETIRRLKADYFENNPVEYDETAALGYAIYHLPDNYAVAQYVLDELGEQGLLDHTLKILDVGAGVGGPALGIADYLPDDSLVQYDAVEPSAAADVFEHMLADSRPNFHWSLSRETAEEYDFGDETEYDVVLFANVLNELDDPQAVALRYLDALADDGSLLLVEPADRETSIGLRDVERAIADEKRAATVYSPTLRLWPEERPTDRGWSFDVKPDLEVPAFQRKLDEAAGKDDPDDEHEDGEFVNVDVQYSHAILRPDGKRKVEFTANREHGAKMADMEDHVTQRLNLVAVKLSHSLSEGDANPLFKVSDGSESVGNFAVLTRETSLNRDLSTADYGDLLSFEGVLVLWNDDEGAYNLVVDEETVVDRIPV; translated from the coding sequence ATGAACGACGAGCAACGAGAGCGAATTCGAGAGAACGCGAAGTATCTGCGCAACGTCCGGCCTATCGACCCCGAGGAGGTCAGTGACTACGTCGATGGACAACCGCACCCCGCCGTCGTTCGGCAGGTGTTGCGCGAGGAAGCAGTCTCGCTCGGACTGGTCGAGCGCGACGACCGCACCTTCGAACCGGTCGAGGAAGGGCAGATACAGTCCGTCTTCCACGGCGTCGAGGCGTTACCAGACGAGCACGCTCACCGCCTCGAAGACCTGCTGGTCGAGCAGTTCGGACTCGACTGGGCAGAGGGCGAGTCGGGCGACCGACTCCGCGAGACGATTCGTCGACTGAAGGCGGACTACTTCGAGAACAACCCCGTCGAGTACGACGAGACGGCGGCACTCGGCTACGCCATCTACCACCTCCCGGACAACTACGCGGTGGCGCAGTACGTGCTGGACGAACTGGGTGAACAGGGACTGCTCGACCACACCCTCAAAATTCTGGACGTGGGCGCTGGCGTCGGTGGCCCGGCACTCGGGATTGCGGATTACCTGCCAGACGACTCGCTGGTGCAGTACGACGCCGTCGAACCGAGCGCGGCCGCCGACGTGTTCGAACACATGCTCGCCGACTCGCGGCCGAACTTCCACTGGTCGCTCAGTAGGGAGACCGCCGAAGAGTACGATTTCGGCGACGAGACAGAGTACGACGTCGTCTTGTTCGCGAACGTCCTCAACGAGTTGGACGACCCACAAGCGGTCGCGCTTCGGTATCTCGACGCACTCGCCGACGACGGGTCGCTATTGCTCGTCGAACCCGCAGACAGAGAAACGAGCATCGGACTGCGGGACGTGGAGCGCGCGATTGCGGACGAAAAACGAGCAGCGACCGTCTACTCGCCGACGCTCCGGCTCTGGCCGGAAGAGCGCCCGACGGACCGCGGGTGGTCGTTCGACGTGAAACCGGACCTCGAAGTCCCGGCGTTCCAGCGAAAGTTGGACGAGGCCGCAGGCAAAGACGACCCCGACGACGAACACGAAGACGGCGAGTTCGTCAACGTGGACGTGCAGTACTCCCACGCGATTCTCCGACCCGACGGGAAGCGGAAGGTCGAGTTCACGGCCAACCGAGAACACGGTGCGAAGATGGCCGACATGGAGGACCACGTCACCCAACGACTCAACCTCGTGGCGGTGAAACTCAGCCACTCGCTGTCGGAGGGCGACGCGAACCCCCTGTTCAAAGTCAGCGACGGGAGCGAGTCGGTCGGCAACTTCGCCGTGCTGACCAGAGAGACGTCGCTGAACCGCGACCTCTCGACGGCCGACTACGGCGACTTGCTGTCGTTCGAGGGCGTCCTCGTCCTCTGGAACGACGACGAGGGGGCCTACAATCTGGTCGTGGACGAAGAGACCGTCGTGGACAGGATTCCGGTGTGA
- a CDS encoding metal-dependent transcriptional regulator: protein MDFSEMEEQSSSRSRSAVTPSMENYLRHIYNLEREADGWVSNTRLAERLGVSKPTVTSMFDALAERDLIEREKYRPVRLTEEGRTTALDVVRKHRLVEALLVEVFEYDLSEVDSEADVLEHHVSDRLCREVERVLGMPELDPHGDPIPDANLDVHDEEATLSLVEAPEGSQVEVTRILSHDDETLDYLVSAGIEPTASLVLEEKTPVGLITVAVSETGRQTSLPESVAAEVLVALVDD, encoded by the coding sequence ATGGACTTCTCCGAGATGGAAGAACAGAGTTCCTCGCGGTCTCGCTCGGCAGTGACTCCGTCGATGGAGAACTACCTGCGACACATCTACAATCTCGAACGGGAGGCAGATGGCTGGGTCTCGAACACGCGCCTCGCAGAGCGACTCGGCGTCAGCAAACCGACCGTGACGAGCATGTTCGACGCACTCGCCGAGCGAGACCTCATCGAGCGGGAGAAATATCGGCCAGTTCGACTCACCGAGGAAGGGAGAACCACCGCGCTCGACGTCGTGCGCAAACACCGACTCGTCGAGGCACTGCTCGTCGAGGTGTTCGAGTACGACCTCAGCGAAGTCGATTCCGAGGCAGACGTACTCGAACATCACGTCAGCGACCGCCTCTGTCGTGAAGTCGAGCGCGTCCTCGGGATGCCGGAATTGGACCCCCACGGAGACCCGATTCCGGACGCGAACCTCGACGTTCACGACGAGGAAGCAACACTCTCCTTGGTCGAGGCACCCGAAGGGTCGCAGGTCGAAGTCACGCGCATCCTTTCTCACGACGACGAGACGCTCGACTACCTCGTCTCCGCTGGCATCGAACCCACGGCGTCTCTCGTCCTCGAAGAGAAGACCCCGGTCGGACTGATAACCGTCGCTGTCTCGGAGACCGGCCGCCAGACGAGTCTCCCGGAGAGCGTCGCGGCAGAAGTCCTCGTAGCCCTCGTGGACGACTGA
- a CDS encoding metal ABC transporter permease, with protein MMELLVGPLQSSPLDSVLAPLYWFLSLWSELMFALGRATGLELLQYQFMHRAILVGLCIGVMAPLIGTFLVHRQLALIGDALAHTAFAGVAVGLFLNAVLDFGVSPYLTAVVVAMIAALLIELISEATDAYNDVSMAIVLSTGFALGTTLISINAGGLAVGVNQYLFGNLSTVSAENAAILLVLFGIIVGTVALTRNQLLYVTFDETAAAVSGLPVSWYNRVMVMLTALVVVGAMQIMGVILVAAMLVVPVAGASQVSRSFNESLLVSIVLAELAVLLGIGTAYYGEATAGGVIVLIAVAIYAGAVVLGKVQTAIGEEKTPEVGSIDADEAEPASD; from the coding sequence ATGATGGAGTTACTCGTCGGTCCGTTGCAGTCGAGTCCCCTCGACTCGGTCCTCGCACCGCTGTACTGGTTCCTCTCGCTGTGGTCGGAACTCATGTTCGCACTCGGGCGAGCGACCGGTCTCGAACTGCTCCAGTACCAGTTCATGCACCGGGCCATCCTAGTCGGTCTCTGTATCGGCGTGATGGCTCCGCTCATTGGCACGTTCCTCGTTCATCGCCAACTCGCGCTCATCGGGGACGCCTTAGCTCACACTGCCTTCGCCGGTGTCGCGGTCGGGTTGTTCCTCAACGCTGTCCTCGACTTCGGCGTCTCGCCGTACCTCACAGCCGTCGTCGTCGCTATGATTGCAGCACTGCTCATCGAACTCATCTCCGAGGCGACCGACGCCTACAACGACGTGTCGATGGCTATCGTCCTCTCGACGGGGTTCGCCTTGGGGACGACGCTCATCAGCATCAACGCGGGCGGTCTCGCGGTCGGCGTCAATCAGTACCTGTTCGGGAACCTCTCGACGGTTTCGGCCGAGAACGCCGCGATACTGCTCGTGCTGTTCGGTATCATCGTCGGGACCGTCGCACTGACTCGCAACCAGTTGCTCTACGTCACGTTCGACGAGACGGCCGCGGCCGTCTCCGGCCTCCCGGTCAGTTGGTACAACCGCGTGATGGTCATGCTGACCGCACTGGTCGTCGTCGGCGCGATGCAGATTATGGGCGTCATTCTCGTCGCCGCGATGCTCGTCGTTCCGGTTGCCGGGGCGTCACAGGTCTCCCGAAGCTTCAACGAATCGTTGCTGGTCTCCATCGTCCTCGCCGAACTCGCGGTTCTGCTCGGTATCGGTACCGCCTACTACGGCGAAGCGACTGCGGGCGGCGTCATCGTCCTCATCGCAGTCGCCATCTACGCCGGCGCGGTCGTCCTCGGCAAAGTGCAAACTGCAATCGGTGAGGAAAAGACCCCGGAGGTCGGGAGCATCGACGCCGACGAGGCCGAACCTGCCTCCGACTGA
- a CDS encoding metal ABC transporter ATP-binding protein → MSSSIQTREEQTDETTPQPSIVELSNVDFGYTATPVVEDISLRIDSGEYVAIVGPNGSGKSTLMKLMLGLLRPDEGTARIFGEPSHKFDDGARIGYVAQHASASKEMPITVREVVKMGRFPHVGFGRLTADDWDIVDRALETVGMTSFANRRVTQLSGGQRQRAFIARALASEADLLVLDEPTVGVDAESVEAFYDLLEILNEEGITILLIEHDLSAVTEHAERVVCLNREIYFDGPTGEFVESDALGRAFGTAANFVGGTE, encoded by the coding sequence ATGAGTTCGAGTATCCAGACGCGCGAGGAGCAGACCGACGAAACGACGCCCCAACCGTCGATAGTTGAACTGTCGAACGTCGATTTCGGCTACACCGCGACTCCGGTCGTCGAAGACATCTCGCTCCGCATCGACTCGGGAGAGTACGTCGCCATCGTCGGCCCGAACGGGTCGGGAAAATCGACGCTGATGAAACTCATGCTCGGTCTGCTCCGGCCAGACGAAGGCACTGCCCGCATCTTCGGCGAACCGTCGCACAAGTTCGACGACGGCGCTCGAATCGGCTACGTCGCCCAGCACGCGAGTGCCTCGAAAGAGATGCCCATCACGGTGCGGGAAGTAGTGAAGATGGGCCGGTTCCCGCACGTCGGCTTCGGTCGTCTCACAGCGGACGACTGGGACATCGTAGACCGGGCACTCGAAACAGTCGGTATGACCTCGTTCGCAAATCGTCGCGTGACCCAACTCTCAGGTGGCCAGCGTCAACGAGCGTTCATCGCGCGGGCACTCGCCAGCGAAGCCGACCTGCTCGTCTTGGACGAACCGACGGTCGGCGTGGACGCCGAATCCGTCGAGGCGTTCTACGACCTGCTGGAGATACTGAACGAGGAGGGCATCACGATTCTGCTCATCGAACACGACCTGAGTGCCGTCACCGAACACGCAGAGCGCGTCGTCTGTCTCAACCGAGAGATATACTTCGACGGCCCGACCGGAGAGTTCGTCGAGAGTGATGCACTTGGTCGCGCGTTCGGCACCGCCGCGAACTTCGTGGGTGGTACAGAATGA
- a CDS encoding metal ABC transporter substrate-binding protein yields the protein MKDDSRSKTSDTLSRRRAITAGSGLLAAGLAGCLGGTSAGGSGNQSNSPDSNDDSGDGPVAVASFFSFFDFGRKIAKDTPIQVRNLVPTGLHGHGWEPNASITRDIIEADAFIHVGKDFQPWADRAIQTLKDDNVDTQLINVRKGVELADLAATLDPEEEGVGEGRGKDPHFWLDPQRAKKSVENITEGLVELAPDHEDELRENAKTYKSDVLQRIDEDYQKIFDAASRKVVQLAAHNAFQYIGVRYGVEMRPLVVNLAASGDVKPSDIKEAKQVIEENDIKYIGNGVFESRKPAKQLLAETQVKAYFPVTPYAGVREDWVENNWGYEEIAYKINMPTFEVVLGNKTPEEAGPDGWAKEWRNFE from the coding sequence ATGAAAGACGATAGTCGCTCGAAAACGAGCGATACGTTGTCACGAAGACGAGCTATCACTGCTGGGTCGGGGCTCCTCGCGGCCGGTCTCGCAGGCTGTCTCGGCGGCACAAGCGCCGGTGGAAGCGGGAACCAGTCGAACAGTCCGGACTCGAACGACGACTCCGGAGACGGTCCCGTCGCCGTCGCGTCTTTCTTCAGCTTCTTCGACTTCGGGCGCAAGATTGCCAAAGACACCCCGATTCAGGTCCGGAACCTCGTCCCGACCGGACTCCACGGTCACGGTTGGGAACCGAACGCGAGCATTACGAGGGACATCATCGAAGCAGACGCGTTCATCCACGTCGGGAAGGATTTCCAACCGTGGGCTGACCGCGCGATTCAGACGCTCAAGGACGACAACGTCGATACGCAACTCATCAACGTCCGGAAGGGCGTCGAACTAGCTGACCTCGCGGCGACGCTCGACCCCGAAGAGGAGGGCGTCGGCGAGGGACGCGGGAAAGACCCGCACTTCTGGCTCGACCCGCAGCGCGCGAAGAAGTCCGTAGAGAACATCACCGAGGGGTTGGTAGAGCTCGCACCCGACCACGAAGACGAACTCCGCGAGAACGCGAAGACGTACAAGTCAGACGTGCTACAGCGCATCGACGAAGATTACCAGAAAATCTTCGACGCGGCATCGCGGAAGGTCGTCCAACTCGCCGCCCACAACGCCTTCCAGTACATCGGCGTTCGGTACGGCGTCGAGATGCGCCCGCTCGTCGTGAACCTCGCGGCCAGCGGCGACGTGAAGCCGTCCGACATCAAGGAAGCCAAGCAAGTTATCGAGGAGAACGACATCAAGTACATCGGCAACGGCGTCTTCGAGTCCCGAAAACCAGCCAAGCAACTCCTCGCCGAGACGCAAGTCAAGGCGTACTTCCCGGTGACACCGTACGCTGGCGTCCGTGAGGACTGGGTCGAGAACAACTGGGGCTACGAAGAAATCGCATACAAGATCAACATGCCCACCTTCGAAGTCGTCCTCGGCAACAAGACGCCCGAAGAGGCCGGTCCCGACGGTTGGGCGAAAGAGTGGAGGAACTTCGAATGA
- a CDS encoding SDR family NAD(P)-dependent oxidoreductase: MNVELLDSLDGQVALVTGANRGIGEAIARELTKLGAAVYAGARDPEKITAPDQRPLELDVTDERQITAAIDRIADEAGRLDVLVNNAAVYGPAGKFGTLDPEEIETTLAVNLHGPVRLTREAISMLTEQGDSRVVNVSSGSGQFSGGIDTGHLPYGVSKTGLNAFTDALDAQYPGLLVNAVCPGWVRTEMGGASAPRSVAKGAETPVWLARFAPGSPSGRLWRDGETVEW, from the coding sequence ATGAACGTCGAACTACTCGACTCGCTCGACGGACAGGTCGCGCTCGTCACCGGCGCGAACCGGGGCATCGGTGAAGCAATCGCCCGCGAACTCACGAAGCTTGGAGCGGCGGTGTACGCCGGAGCGCGCGACCCGGAGAAGATTACGGCTCCCGACCAGCGACCGCTCGAACTCGACGTGACCGACGAGCGCCAAATTACTGCTGCCATCGACCGAATCGCCGACGAAGCAGGACGGCTGGACGTACTGGTGAACAACGCGGCCGTCTACGGTCCCGCGGGCAAGTTCGGAACGCTCGACCCCGAGGAAATCGAGACGACGCTCGCGGTCAACCTCCACGGCCCGGTGCGCCTGACGCGCGAGGCGATTTCGATGCTCACAGAACAGGGCGACTCGCGCGTCGTCAACGTCTCCAGCGGGTCGGGCCAGTTCTCCGGCGGTATCGACACCGGACATCTACCCTACGGTGTCTCGAAGACGGGGCTTAACGCCTTTACAGACGCGTTAGACGCCCAATACCCCGGCTTGCTAGTCAACGCCGTCTGTCCGGGGTGGGTCCGCACGGAGATGGGCGGCGCGAGCGCGCCCCGAAGCGTCGCAAAAGGCGCGGAGACGCCGGTCTGGCTGGCGCGCTTCGCGCCGGGAAGTCCGAGCGGGCGGTTGTGGCGTGACGGCGAAACCGTCGAGTGGTGA
- a CDS encoding TylF/MycF/NovP-related O-methyltransferase — protein MHSNRNIIQTIHRLYKIALVGLCSPVILAEYLHPRTGSDYGVGFFDKCLLAAKMLRNNREIQTGSTFVEHLVMATKMLNVPAHIEGCFVECGCYKGGSTANLSLVADLCGRQLEVFDCFEGMPEPDQTDAAHTLVASEQVHTYEAGSWSATLEEAKSNVERYGAGSVCRFHVGYFEDTMPEFEEPVAAAFLDVGLRASAETCLEELWPLLGDGCFLFTHEAKHMEIASLFFDGDWWREHLHREPPGLVGAGSGLGLHPGPNGFTSLLAYVVKNPDARSFDVVTDDGETNNCVDANFVKSD, from the coding sequence ATGCATTCGAATAGAAACATTATCCAAACAATTCATAGACTGTACAAGATTGCGCTCGTCGGTCTCTGCTCGCCCGTCATCCTCGCGGAGTACCTCCACCCACGTACCGGGAGCGACTACGGCGTCGGATTCTTCGACAAGTGTCTCTTGGCGGCGAAGATGCTTCGCAACAACCGCGAAATTCAGACCGGTTCGACCTTCGTGGAACATCTCGTGATGGCCACGAAGATGCTGAACGTCCCCGCCCACATCGAGGGCTGTTTCGTGGAGTGTGGCTGTTACAAGGGAGGGAGCACGGCGAACCTCTCGCTGGTCGCGGACCTCTGTGGTCGGCAACTCGAAGTGTTCGACTGCTTCGAGGGCATGCCCGAACCAGACCAAACCGACGCGGCGCACACGCTCGTCGCCTCCGAACAGGTCCACACCTACGAAGCGGGCAGTTGGAGCGCGACCCTCGAAGAAGCGAAGTCGAACGTCGAGCGATACGGCGCGGGGTCGGTCTGCCGGTTCCACGTCGGCTACTTCGAAGACACCATGCCGGAGTTCGAGGAACCGGTCGCGGCCGCCTTCCTCGACGTTGGCCTCCGCGCGTCGGCAGAGACCTGCCTCGAAGAGTTGTGGCCGCTCCTCGGAGACGGCTGTTTCCTCTTCACGCACGAAGCCAAGCACATGGAAATCGCGAGTCTCTTCTTCGACGGCGACTGGTGGCGCGAACACCTCCACCGCGAACCGCCGGGACTCGTCGGTGCCGGGAGCGGTCTCGGTCTGCATCCGGGTCCCAACGGCTTCACCAGTCTGCTCGCGTACGTCGTGAAGAACCCCGACGCGCGAAGCTTCGACGTGGTGACCGACGACGGCGAGACGAACAACTGCGTCGATGCGAACTTCGTCAAAAGCGACTGA
- a CDS encoding GNAT family N-acetyltransferase, whose translation MSNSTVADEQSTPKDSYEIRPYERADRDGVLKLDRIVWSRRRSPEWFAWKYEQNPYVSDLPIHVAEYEGEIVGARPLLAFRLRVGDSTQIALQPADTMVHPDHRGRGLFTRMTEQAIERYADREPTLFFNFPNRQAQPGYEKLGWREAGTRTTYYRIQNPEPLVSSLVDERLDRYADVASGVAGSVGSTLASGFNAVHDWFADDRSHVSVRRRDDVPAELLASLYRRAIPEKIHAVRDEAFYRWRFASPVWDRKTYLAEEDGDIVAAVIVRTRTNTDGVRWTQVAEVVPLGGGRRWLDALARLFGQLLSDHRRSHIVTVPGSVLPHEFLTARGFRPNDRLPLSRLKSYHRTIAVRPIDDLDPESWRIDGVSLTDPSNWLVSYGERDTT comes from the coding sequence ATGAGTAACTCGACAGTCGCGGACGAACAGTCCACCCCGAAGGATTCCTACGAGATACGACCGTACGAGCGGGCCGACCGAGACGGCGTGCTGAAACTCGACCGAATCGTCTGGTCTCGGCGGCGGAGTCCGGAGTGGTTCGCGTGGAAGTACGAACAGAACCCCTACGTCTCGGACCTACCGATACACGTCGCAGAGTACGAGGGCGAAATCGTCGGTGCGAGACCGCTGTTGGCTTTCCGACTGCGCGTCGGCGACTCGACGCAAATCGCGCTCCAACCGGCCGACACGATGGTTCATCCGGACCACCGCGGCCGAGGATTGTTCACGCGCATGACCGAGCAGGCGATCGAGCGGTACGCCGACCGCGAACCGACGCTGTTTTTCAACTTCCCGAATCGGCAGGCCCAACCCGGTTACGAGAAACTCGGTTGGCGGGAAGCGGGGACGAGAACGACGTACTACCGGATTCAGAACCCCGAGCCACTGGTCTCGTCGCTCGTGGACGAGCGACTCGACCGCTACGCCGACGTCGCGTCTGGCGTCGCTGGCAGCGTCGGTAGTACGCTCGCCAGCGGGTTCAACGCCGTCCACGACTGGTTCGCAGACGACAGGAGTCACGTCTCGGTGCGCCGCCGCGACGACGTTCCGGCCGAACTGCTCGCCTCGCTGTATCGGCGAGCGATTCCCGAGAAGATTCACGCAGTGCGCGACGAGGCGTTCTACCGCTGGCGGTTCGCCAGTCCGGTCTGGGACCGAAAGACGTACCTCGCCGAGGAGGACGGCGACATTGTCGCCGCAGTAATCGTGCGCACCCGAACGAATACGGACGGAGTCAGATGGACGCAAGTGGCCGAGGTAGTACCACTCGGCGGCGGCAGGAGATGGCTCGATGCGCTGGCGCGCCTCTTCGGCCAGTTACTCTCCGACCATCGCCGGTCGCACATCGTCACTGTTCCTGGGTCCGTCCTGCCCCACGAGTTCCTTACCGCTCGCGGGTTCCGGCCCAACGACCGGTTGCCGCTCTCTCGTCTCAAGTCCTACCACCGGACGATAGCTGTCCGGCCGATAGACGACCTCGACCCGGAGTCGTGGCGAATCGACGGCGTCTCGCTGACCGACCCTTCGAACTGGCTCGTGTCCTACGGGGAGCGCGACACGACGTGA